The following coding sequences lie in one Rutidosis leptorrhynchoides isolate AG116_Rl617_1_P2 chromosome 4, CSIRO_AGI_Rlap_v1, whole genome shotgun sequence genomic window:
- the LOC139844411 gene encoding uncharacterized protein encodes MPLPSSSTLHESFYDFQFIFLTATAGKNLGCGYLTIWVQKLTMMPLVKHPLQWHIVLMEQEFVVPFIFETPPVVAICTMILFGLQVAKMVGHSAALLNATAINCIGTLAVPKEWADVMDNIFVFIAKKTEYNVLKTSIPTLLTSETSMRSLLYGA; translated from the exons ATGCCCCTGCCTTCAAGTTCAACGCTCCATGAATCATTTTATGACTTTCAG TTTATTTTCTTGACAGCAACTGCTGGGAAAAACTTAGGTTGTGGTTATTTGACAATATGGGTTCAAAAGTTGACTATGATGCCCCTGGTCAAGCATCCACTACAATGGCATATAGTGCTGATGGaacaag AATTCGTAGTACCATTCATATTCGAGACGCCACCGGTAGTTGCAATATGCACTATGATTCTCTTTGGTTTACAAGTTGCAAAGATGGTTGGACATTCGGCAGCTTTGTTAAATGCAACTGCTATTAAT TGTATTGGTACTCTTGCTGTTCCGAAAGAGTGGGCAGATGTTATGGACAACATATTTGTGTTCATAGCTAAAAAGACTGAATATAACGTTCTAAAAACATCAATTCCTACACTGTTGACGTCAGAGACGAGTATGAGGTCCTTGTTATATGGCGCATAA